The Magnolia sinica isolate HGM2019 chromosome 10, MsV1, whole genome shotgun sequence genome includes a window with the following:
- the LOC131257514 gene encoding nuclear-pore anchor-like codes for MDNNIGGLAIWTGPCLCIILKLMKQIRMCVGAIRMLSGGPWKLIEDMQKAKEEMEKLKGEAQANKDHMLQYKEIAQVNEVALKQIESAHEKFKVEADKLKKSLEDEIHFLNGRVSELESDLVSKSTEVTSTVSGKEEALSSAFTEIDCLKEENFVEMSQIVELEIQISSLKEDLEKEHQHWHTSQSNYERQVYS; via the exons atggacaacaatataggtggcctggccatttggacaggcccgtgtttatgtattatcttgaaattgatgaagcagatccggatgtgcgtcggagctatccggatgttgagcgggggtccctggaag CTTATTGAGGacatgcagaaagcaaaggaaGAGATGGAAAAATTGAAAGGGGAGGCACAAGCCAACAAGGATCACATGCTACAG TATAAAGAAATAGCACAAGTGAATGAAGTTGCATTGAAGCAAATTGAATCTGCTCATGAAAAATTCAAGGTTGAG gctgacaagctaaagaaatcactggaggatgaaattcattttctcaacggaagggtttcagaacttgaaagtgatcttgtgtcaaagtccacagaagttacatctacAGTTTCAGGGAAAGAAGAAGCTTTGTCTTCTGCATTTACTGAAATTGActgtctgaaggaagaaaattttgTAGAAAT GTCTCAGATAGTGGAATTGGAAATTCAGATATCTTCTTTGAAGGAAGATCTTGAAAAGGAGCATCAACACTGGCATACTAGCCAGAGCAATTATGAAAGACAGGTTTACTCTTAA